In Zobellia roscoffensis, the following are encoded in one genomic region:
- a CDS encoding response regulator, with the protein MNKFDKICIVDDDAIVVFGLKRALQALESSSELLVYENGLDAIESFQEMIGENIELPLLILIDINMPVMGGWDFISEMRQIWPKDRKEPTIYMMTSSINPKDLETAKTFNLEDNYLIKPIYADQLEGILL; encoded by the coding sequence ATGAACAAATTTGATAAAATTTGCATTGTTGATGATGATGCAATAGTTGTGTTTGGATTAAAACGAGCTCTGCAGGCTTTAGAGTCCTCATCAGAATTATTAGTTTACGAAAATGGCCTTGATGCAATTGAGAGTTTTCAAGAAATGATTGGCGAAAACATAGAACTTCCCTTACTAATACTTATAGATATAAACATGCCTGTAATGGGTGGATGGGATTTTATTTCAGAAATGCGTCAGATTTGGCCAAAGGACAGAAAAGAACCCACCATATATATGATGACTTCTTCCATAAATCCAAAGGATTTGGAAACTGCCAAAACATTTAACCTAGAAGACAACTACCTTATTAAACCCATTTATGCCGATCAATTAGAAGGTATTCTTCTTTAA
- a CDS encoding PAS domain-containing protein: MQTLSITSLIKDSPSAVAILDTQLRFAGNSKIWLDNFCHDHKSITGKNYFDVIPSTPKKLRSIFKECLEKGSKNLSDGEKFIYPNGKIQWLKWKINAWTDANEEIGGLIVLLEDVTETRQREELYAKAERVARIGGWEVDMATNDVYWTDITKEIHEVPQDFLPNLETGINFYKKGEHRERITSLVTNAITEGTPWDTELIIVTANDNELWVRAKGEVEFINGKCVRIYGTFQDIDEKKKIELNFNKVSERLALATTGANVGIWEYDLISKSLVWDNIMYSLFGIEENSSPVTYEVWLKHVHPEDKKRAEQEIEMAIAGIQDFDSQYRIVWPNGVIKHIRAIGVLQKNIEGKVKKLVGTNYDITELKNTEMKLQKSEESFYGAFENSDTGMAIVALNGSFEKVNQSLCSSFGYTEEELLGLNFKDISHPEDYNSDVNLVKRVIKGLQSSYKLEKRYFHKDGHIIYGILTATAVKDINGKILHFVSQITDITPQIQNEKKLTRLVDITTEQNDSLLNFAHIVSHNLRSHSSNLSMLTNFLVKEKSDDERKNLLDMLRGASDSLNETIVHLNEVVQVKIGAMEKMKNVNLYKSIRAVEKNLSLIIQEKNAICEINIAKDLIIKAIPAYLDSIILNLITNSLKYSSPKRPPLIKISSEKKLDKIIISFKDNGLGIDLKRHNDKLFGMYKTFHRNKDAKGIGLFITKNQIEAMDGKIEVNSAVDVGTTFKLHFKKPLI; encoded by the coding sequence TTGCAAACTCTTTCGATAACTTCATTAATCAAAGATTCCCCCAGCGCAGTTGCTATCCTAGATACTCAATTACGTTTTGCAGGAAATTCTAAAATCTGGCTAGATAATTTTTGCCACGACCACAAATCAATTACTGGAAAGAATTATTTTGACGTCATTCCAAGTACCCCAAAAAAACTAAGATCCATATTTAAGGAATGCCTTGAAAAAGGGTCTAAAAACCTTAGTGACGGTGAGAAATTCATTTATCCGAACGGCAAAATACAATGGTTAAAATGGAAAATAAATGCATGGACCGATGCCAATGAAGAAATTGGCGGTCTAATTGTTCTTTTAGAAGATGTGACGGAGACCAGACAACGAGAAGAACTTTACGCAAAAGCGGAAAGAGTTGCCAGAATAGGAGGCTGGGAAGTTGATATGGCCACCAATGATGTGTATTGGACAGATATAACGAAAGAAATACACGAAGTACCCCAAGATTTTCTACCCAATTTAGAAACCGGTATAAATTTTTATAAAAAAGGAGAACACAGGGAAAGAATAACAAGCTTAGTAACCAATGCTATTACAGAAGGCACCCCTTGGGATACAGAATTAATAATCGTCACTGCAAATGATAATGAATTATGGGTCCGAGCCAAAGGAGAAGTTGAATTTATAAACGGAAAATGCGTTCGCATATATGGTACTTTTCAAGACATTGATGAAAAAAAGAAAATAGAACTTAATTTTAATAAAGTAAGTGAACGGTTAGCTTTGGCTACTACAGGAGCCAATGTAGGCATTTGGGAATATGATTTAATCTCAAAATCATTGGTTTGGGATAACATTATGTACTCTCTTTTTGGAATTGAAGAAAATAGTAGCCCTGTAACCTATGAGGTTTGGCTTAAACATGTACACCCAGAAGACAAAAAACGTGCTGAGCAAGAAATAGAAATGGCAATTGCTGGGATTCAGGACTTTGATTCGCAATATAGGATTGTCTGGCCTAATGGAGTAATAAAACACATTAGAGCCATTGGCGTACTACAGAAAAATATTGAAGGTAAAGTTAAAAAATTAGTAGGCACTAACTATGACATCACTGAACTGAAGAACACCGAGATGAAGCTCCAAAAGAGTGAAGAATCATTTTATGGTGCCTTTGAGAATTCTGATACGGGTATGGCAATAGTAGCTTTGAACGGTTCCTTTGAAAAAGTTAACCAAAGCCTTTGTTCTAGCTTTGGTTATACTGAAGAAGAACTATTGGGTTTGAACTTCAAAGACATAAGCCATCCAGAAGATTATAATAGTGATGTAAATTTAGTTAAACGGGTTATTAAGGGGCTCCAATCTAGCTACAAGCTAGAAAAAAGGTATTTTCATAAAGACGGCCATATTATCTATGGAATATTAACAGCAACTGCTGTTAAGGATATAAACGGGAAAATCCTTCACTTTGTTTCACAAATAACAGATATTACCCCTCAAATCCAGAACGAGAAAAAGCTAACTCGCTTAGTAGATATTACCACTGAACAGAATGATAGTCTTTTAAATTTTGCTCATATCGTATCTCACAATTTGCGCTCCCACTCCAGTAACCTCTCTATGCTCACCAATTTTCTAGTTAAAGAAAAGAGTGATGATGAACGTAAAAATTTATTGGATATGCTCCGCGGTGCATCAGATAGCCTTAATGAAACTATAGTACACCTAAATGAGGTTGTTCAGGTAAAAATTGGCGCAATGGAAAAAATGAAGAATGTTAATCTTTATAAATCCATTAGAGCCGTAGAGAAGAATCTAAGCCTAATCATACAGGAGAAAAATGCCATTTGCGAAATAAATATCGCCAAAGACCTTATTATCAAAGCTATTCCGGCGTATTTAGACAGTATTATTCTAAATCTAATCACCAATAGTCTTAAATATAGTTCTCCCAAAAGACCTCCTTTAATTAAAATAAGCTCAGAAAAAAAATTAGACAAGATTATAATTTCATTTAAAGATAATGGATTAGGTATAGACTTAAAGCGGCACAATGACAAGCTGTTTGGTATGTATAAAACCTTTCACCGGAATAAAGATGCCAAAGGAATAGGACTTTTTATTACGAAAAATCAAATAGAAGCTATGGACGGCAAAATTGAAGTAAACAGTGCCGTAGATGTGGGAACAACCTTTAAGTTACATTTTAAAAAACCATTGATATGA
- a CDS encoding DUF5689 domain-containing protein: MKEYFNWDKLFLKFTVIMTVCFCGCVKSKSYDLPSDNCVSELGVNATFSEVKSLYKDDTFQIQEDLIIEGYVVSSDADGNFFSVLYFQDSPMTPTEGFQIEIDVRDSHLFYPVGTKIAIKLKGLYLGKSKDVFKLGATFTSFGNVSVGRLPAAIVNEHIFRFCDGKEVIEPTAISITDVNKELTNTLVRLTDVEFKEEELGRTYAEVGEETERILTDCNDNEIVTVNSGYSDFQAQTLPDGRGDLIGVLLRENDTYKISIRSTSDINFNQEHCAELIDEFTSENILISELADPDNNASARFVELYNSSDEDLNLKGWKLKRYTNANTEVSSEIDLSTLIIKAKSYLVISPNEEEFEKVYGFAPDLGVGTNSPADSNGDDNLELVDPFEAVIDIFGVIGEDGTGTDHEFEDGRAIRKEELFKGSSVYNIEEWVIFNDTGGPGTINQPKMAPDDFSPKE, encoded by the coding sequence ATGAAAGAATATTTCAATTGGGATAAATTATTTCTAAAATTCACGGTTATTATGACCGTATGTTTCTGTGGTTGTGTGAAGAGTAAAAGTTATGATTTACCATCAGATAATTGTGTTTCTGAGTTGGGAGTGAATGCTACCTTTTCGGAAGTGAAAAGTCTTTACAAGGACGATACTTTCCAAATACAGGAGGATTTGATTATTGAGGGCTATGTGGTTTCTTCAGATGCTGACGGTAACTTTTTTAGTGTATTGTACTTTCAGGATAGTCCAATGACACCAACAGAAGGTTTTCAAATAGAAATAGACGTACGCGATTCCCATTTGTTTTACCCTGTGGGAACGAAAATAGCAATCAAACTAAAAGGACTCTATCTTGGTAAAAGTAAAGATGTCTTTAAACTGGGGGCTACTTTCACTTCTTTTGGGAATGTTTCCGTAGGGAGATTGCCTGCAGCAATAGTTAATGAGCATATATTTAGATTTTGTGATGGTAAAGAAGTGATAGAGCCTACGGCAATTTCAATTACAGATGTTAATAAAGAACTAACAAATACACTAGTAAGATTAACTGACGTAGAATTTAAAGAAGAAGAATTGGGGAGGACCTATGCAGAAGTAGGTGAGGAGACAGAGCGTATACTGACTGATTGTAACGATAATGAAATTGTTACTGTAAATAGTGGGTATTCTGATTTCCAAGCCCAAACTCTTCCAGATGGAAGAGGGGATTTAATTGGTGTTTTGTTGCGAGAAAATGATACGTATAAAATTAGCATCCGAAGTACTTCAGATATCAATTTCAACCAAGAACATTGTGCTGAATTGATAGATGAATTTACCTCTGAGAACATCCTTATTTCAGAACTGGCGGATCCTGATAATAATGCTTCGGCCAGATTTGTGGAACTTTATAATTCATCTGATGAAGATTTGAATTTGAAAGGTTGGAAATTAAAACGGTATACCAACGCAAATACCGAGGTCAGTTCAGAAATAGATTTATCCACATTAATAATTAAAGCGAAAAGTTATTTAGTGATTTCACCCAATGAAGAAGAGTTTGAAAAAGTTTATGGTTTTGCACCTGATTTAGGGGTGGGAACCAATAGTCCGGCAGATTCTAATGGTGATGATAACTTAGAATTAGTAGACCCTTTTGAAGCAGTTATAGATATTTTTGGAGTTATTGGTGAAGACGGAACGGGAACCGACCATGAGTTTGAAGATGGAAGAGCGATACGAAAAGAAGAACTCTTTAAAGGCAGTTCAGTATATAATATAGAGGAGTGGGTAATCTTTAATGATACCGGTGGGCCAGGAACTATTAACCAGCCAAAAATGGCTCCTGATGATTTTTCTCCAAAAGAATAG
- a CDS encoding carboxypeptidase-like regulatory domain-containing protein, with protein MRFSLIVIFFLMWQCTVWTQTSRFVLGEILSLRSKTPIVNAKISLEGLMVSSRSDDNGKFMLSVPDAGEYILFIEAAEYTVKRLPISIANESLDLGTLFVEQDLQIEQSDNLISLSDSELLDDEVSSNSSGLLRATRDLFLNRAAFDFGQAFFRVRGYDSQNGTVLLNGIAMNKFYDGRPQWNNWGGMNDVTRNQQFTNGLEASDYTFGGFLGNTNIDTRPSGLRPGTRLSTSYSNRTYAGRLMATYTSGMKKNGLAYSVSGSRRWAKQGYIDGTLYDAFSLFGAVEYQINEQHSLNATALWASNRRGRSSAITEEVFELVGKKYNPYWGEQDGKIRNSRERKITEPIFMFNHYFNSEKFSLNTGMAYQFGTNSRSRLGYYNAPNPDPTYYRYLPSFYINSPVGANFISANTAKEGFLNSPQMDWSQIYTANSNGQAAYVLYDDVADDTQIGANMVGNLILTDRFLMDFGLTYKNSSSKNYAIINDLFDADFHTDIDPFSETLNDRNGSVEKIEGEIFNYKYRMGADQFESFVQFRYNKEKWSAFIAGRYMITNYQREGLFSNDRYPDNSLGKGGPVGFNTYGIKSGFTYKVTERHWLSAHGSYMKKPPVLQNVFINPRENNRIVPNIQSEINSTLDLNYYLRLPKLTGRLTGFYTRFQNTTDVNFFFVDAGVGSDFVQEVLTGLDKLHMGTELGLEYQLSSAVKLTAVAAVGKYVYASNPNVAINFDTAGREEDLINLEGTVDLGLANIKDYKLAQGPQQAYAIGVEYRDPKYWWVGATTNYLANNYTNISTITRTQSFYVDPETNQPFLDATEENVSQILNQKPLDNFYLLNLVGGKSWLKKGKYISVFASVNNLFDAVYRTGGYEQSRNGNYGQFKQDNLSGTPSFAPKYWYGYGRTYFLNLAYSF; from the coding sequence ATGAGATTTTCTCTTATCGTCATCTTTTTTCTCATGTGGCAATGTACCGTGTGGACTCAAACGAGTCGTTTTGTTCTAGGAGAAATTCTCTCCCTTCGGTCTAAAACACCTATTGTAAATGCGAAAATTAGCTTGGAAGGGCTTATGGTTTCTTCGCGGTCAGATGACAATGGAAAGTTTATGCTTTCCGTTCCCGATGCAGGAGAGTATATTCTATTTATAGAAGCTGCAGAGTATACTGTAAAACGCTTACCTATTTCTATAGCGAATGAAAGCCTTGATTTAGGGACACTTTTCGTTGAACAAGACCTTCAGATTGAACAGTCTGATAATCTTATTTCCTTAAGTGATTCCGAATTGTTAGACGATGAAGTGAGTTCAAATTCATCTGGTTTGTTGAGAGCAACAAGAGATTTGTTTCTCAATAGAGCTGCTTTTGATTTTGGTCAGGCATTTTTTCGTGTTCGTGGTTATGACTCACAAAACGGAACCGTTCTATTGAATGGCATTGCTATGAATAAATTTTATGATGGCAGGCCTCAATGGAATAATTGGGGAGGTATGAACGACGTAACTAGAAATCAACAATTTACGAATGGCCTTGAAGCATCCGATTATACTTTTGGAGGCTTTCTGGGTAACACCAATATAGACACACGACCGTCTGGATTACGGCCAGGAACAAGGCTGTCTACTTCATATTCTAATAGAACTTATGCAGGTCGATTAATGGCTACCTATACTTCTGGAATGAAGAAAAATGGGTTGGCCTATTCTGTTTCAGGCTCAAGAAGATGGGCAAAACAAGGTTATATAGATGGTACGTTGTACGACGCGTTTTCGTTATTTGGTGCTGTCGAGTATCAGATTAATGAACAACATAGTCTAAATGCTACAGCGCTATGGGCTTCTAACCGGAGAGGACGTTCTTCGGCAATAACGGAAGAGGTTTTTGAGTTGGTAGGGAAGAAATACAATCCCTATTGGGGAGAACAAGATGGTAAGATTAGGAATTCTCGGGAACGAAAAATAACGGAACCCATTTTTATGTTCAACCATTATTTTAACTCGGAAAAGTTTAGTTTAAATACTGGAATGGCCTATCAATTTGGTACAAATTCTAGAAGCCGCTTGGGATACTATAATGCTCCAAATCCTGACCCAACATATTACCGTTATCTGCCTAGTTTTTACATTAACAGCCCCGTGGGAGCCAATTTTATCAGTGCAAATACGGCAAAAGAAGGTTTCTTGAACAGTCCTCAAATGGATTGGAGCCAAATTTATACCGCTAACTCAAATGGGCAGGCTGCTTATGTGTTGTATGATGATGTTGCAGATGATACCCAGATCGGTGCTAACATGGTCGGAAATCTAATTTTGACAGATAGGTTTTTAATGGATTTTGGTTTGACGTATAAAAATTCAAGCTCCAAAAATTATGCAATAATTAATGATTTGTTCGATGCCGATTTTCATACAGATATTGATCCTTTTTCAGAAACCCTGAATGATAGGAATGGTTCAGTAGAGAAAATTGAAGGCGAAATTTTCAATTATAAGTATCGAATGGGTGCCGATCAGTTTGAATCATTTGTTCAATTCAGATACAATAAAGAAAAGTGGAGTGCCTTTATAGCTGGAAGGTACATGATAACTAATTACCAACGAGAAGGTCTCTTTAGTAATGATCGTTACCCTGATAATTCTTTGGGTAAAGGAGGGCCTGTTGGGTTTAATACGTACGGTATCAAATCAGGTTTTACGTATAAGGTAACGGAAAGGCATTGGCTTTCTGCACATGGGTCGTACATGAAAAAACCTCCAGTGCTTCAAAATGTTTTTATCAATCCAAGGGAGAACAATAGAATTGTTCCCAATATTCAAAGTGAAATAAACTCAACCTTAGACCTTAATTATTATTTACGCCTTCCAAAATTGACAGGGAGGCTCACAGGTTTTTATACCCGTTTTCAAAATACAACAGACGTTAATTTCTTTTTTGTTGATGCGGGTGTGGGGTCAGACTTTGTTCAGGAAGTACTTACAGGTCTAGATAAGCTGCATATGGGTACGGAATTAGGCTTGGAGTACCAATTGTCATCCGCAGTAAAATTAACGGCTGTAGCTGCCGTGGGCAAGTATGTGTATGCAAGCAATCCTAATGTGGCCATAAATTTTGATACGGCAGGTAGAGAAGAAGACCTTATCAATTTAGAAGGTACGGTTGATTTGGGCTTAGCGAATATAAAAGACTACAAATTGGCACAAGGTCCGCAGCAAGCTTATGCGATTGGTGTAGAATACCGTGATCCCAAATATTGGTGGGTGGGTGCAACTACAAATTATCTGGCAAATAACTATACCAATATATCAACCATTACTCGAACCCAAAGTTTTTACGTAGACCCGGAGACCAATCAACCTTTTCTAGATGCGACGGAAGAAAATGTAAGTCAAATATTAAATCAAAAACCATTGGATAATTTTTACCTTCTTAATCTAGTAGGTGGTAAATCTTGGTTAAAAAAAGGAAAATATATTAGTGTTTTTGCAAGTGTAAATAATCTATTTGATGCGGTTTATAGAACCGGAGGTTATGAGCAGAGCCGTAATGGTAATTATGGACAATTTAAGCAAGATAATTTGAGCGGAACACCATCTTTTGCTCCTAAATATTGGTACGGGTATGGGCGGACTTATTTTTTGAATCTAGCATACAGCTTTTAA
- a CDS encoding endonuclease/exonuclease/phosphatase family protein yields MNFRLTLLFLLVSFWANSQEDKSYRIRTIAFYNLENLFDTENDTLIFDDDRTPEGKDHWTEERYNKKLNNLSRVLSEIGSHKSGSAPDIIGICEVENRKVIEDLIHHPNLITKDYGIVHYDSPDERGIDVALLYKKSVFLPTSSESHRLLLINDDDQRNYTRDQLIVGGLLDDEQFFFMVNHWPSRSGGEARSKPNRMAAAKLSKRIIDSVQRLDTDAKIISMGDFNDDPNNDSFKKILKTVGKAKQLDSMSLYNPMERLYKKGVGSLAYRDKWNLFDQIFFTENLFNPKVGNYKFWKANVFNAPYLISQKGQYKGYPQRTYAGGSYTGGYSDHFPVYMYLIKPVQGK; encoded by the coding sequence ATGAATTTTAGACTTACACTACTTTTTCTTTTAGTCTCATTTTGGGCAAATTCACAAGAGGATAAATCGTATCGAATCAGAACAATTGCTTTCTATAACTTAGAAAACCTGTTCGACACGGAGAACGACACTCTTATATTTGATGATGACCGGACTCCTGAAGGAAAAGACCACTGGACAGAAGAACGTTACAATAAAAAGCTAAACAACCTTTCCCGTGTATTGTCCGAAATAGGCTCGCATAAAAGCGGAAGTGCACCTGACATTATTGGTATCTGTGAAGTTGAAAACCGTAAGGTTATTGAAGATTTAATTCATCACCCAAACTTAATTACCAAAGATTATGGCATAGTGCATTACGATTCACCTGACGAACGTGGAATAGACGTTGCTCTCTTGTATAAAAAATCCGTATTCTTACCTACTTCTTCCGAAAGCCATAGGTTATTACTCATTAATGACGATGATCAAAGAAACTACACCAGAGACCAACTCATTGTAGGTGGGTTGTTAGATGACGAACAGTTCTTCTTTATGGTCAATCACTGGCCATCCCGTAGTGGTGGTGAGGCTAGAAGTAAGCCCAACCGAATGGCAGCGGCAAAGCTTAGTAAACGCATTATAGATTCGGTCCAACGTTTAGACACTGACGCCAAAATCATTAGTATGGGTGATTTTAATGACGACCCTAACAACGATAGCTTCAAAAAAATACTGAAGACCGTTGGAAAAGCTAAGCAATTAGATAGTATGAGTTTATACAACCCCATGGAAAGACTTTACAAAAAGGGTGTCGGCTCACTCGCCTACCGAGACAAATGGAACTTATTCGACCAAATCTTCTTCACTGAAAATCTTTTCAACCCTAAAGTTGGCAATTATAAATTTTGGAAAGCCAATGTCTTTAACGCACCATATTTAATCTCGCAAAAAGGACAATACAAAGGATATCCACAAAGAACATATGCCGGCGGAAGCTATACTGGTGGCTATTCAGACCACTTTCCTGTGTATATGTATCTCATAAAACCTGTACAGGGAAAATAA
- a CDS encoding ankyrin repeat domain-containing protein, translated as MNDKFFNEIRLGNLEEVNKILNDSPELVNTIDQRGSTPLILATYYDQTEIAELLLNKGAKIDAIDASGNTALMGVCFKGFSGIAKMLIEKGANVNERNSMGATCLIYAATFNRVEIAKLLLDKGVDTTAKDTRGNTALDHAKMQGVPELIELLNTEG; from the coding sequence ATGAACGATAAGTTTTTTAATGAAATACGTTTGGGCAACCTGGAAGAGGTAAATAAAATATTAAATGATAGTCCAGAATTAGTAAATACTATAGATCAAAGAGGGTCCACTCCCCTTATTTTGGCAACATATTATGATCAAACTGAAATAGCGGAATTGTTGCTTAACAAAGGAGCGAAAATAGATGCAATAGATGCTTCCGGTAATACAGCTTTAATGGGAGTTTGTTTTAAAGGTTTTTCTGGAATAGCTAAAATGTTGATAGAGAAAGGAGCCAATGTAAATGAGCGTAATTCCATGGGGGCAACCTGCCTCATCTATGCAGCTACTTTTAATAGGGTTGAGATTGCTAAATTATTGTTAGATAAAGGAGTAGATACAACTGCCAAAGATACTAGGGGCAATACGGCTTTAGACCATGCAAAGATGCAAGGTGTTCCTGAGCTTATAGAATTATTAAATACTGAAGGCTAA
- a CDS encoding 3-keto-disaccharide hydrolase, with amino-acid sequence MKQILVLVFTLFTALTYAQEKELFNGKNLDGWTVYGTEKWYVEDGLLVCESGPDKQYGYLGTDKHYKNFELTVDFKQLADGNSGIFIRSTVEGTTVSGWQVEVAPPGYDTGGIYESYGRHWLVKPAPEKGKALKMGEWNTMKIRVDGDNVTSWLNGTEMVTLNDKIVGAGEGSVILQIHDGGGIKVQWKNIKITELK; translated from the coding sequence ATGAAGCAGATTTTAGTATTAGTATTTACACTCTTTACAGCTCTTACATATGCTCAAGAGAAAGAACTTTTTAATGGAAAAAATTTAGACGGCTGGACGGTCTATGGGACTGAAAAATGGTATGTAGAAGATGGTCTTTTAGTTTGTGAAAGTGGGCCTGATAAACAATATGGATATTTAGGTACAGATAAGCATTACAAGAATTTTGAACTGACCGTAGATTTCAAACAGTTAGCAGATGGTAATAGTGGTATTTTTATTCGTTCCACAGTTGAGGGTACTACAGTTAGTGGTTGGCAGGTAGAAGTTGCTCCTCCTGGTTATGACACAGGTGGTATTTATGAATCCTATGGCCGTCATTGGTTGGTAAAACCTGCACCTGAAAAAGGTAAAGCCCTTAAAATGGGAGAGTGGAATACCATGAAAATACGTGTAGATGGAGACAATGTCACTTCATGGTTAAACGGTACTGAAATGGTAACGTTAAATGATAAAATAGTAGGTGCTGGAGAAGGCTCTGTAATACTACAGATTCACGACGGCGGAGGTATCAAAGTACAATGGAAGAATATAAAAATTACAGAATTGAAGTAA
- a CDS encoding catalase — protein MKKKLTTSAGAPVSNNQRSKTAGERGPVLVQDYKLLEKLAHQNRERIPERVVHAKGWGAMGTFTVTHDISKYTCAKIFSKVGSKTPILSRFSTVAGEMGAADTERDVRGFSLKFYTEDGNWDLVGNNTPVFFLRDGYKFPDFIHTQKRHPRTNLRSPEAMWDYWSLSPESLHQVTILMSDRGIPTTPMHMNGYGSHTFSFWNNDGERFWVKFHFKTQQGHKHYTNDESAEIIGQTREKYQEELFGAIEAGNFPKWTLKVQIMPEADAEKTPYNPFDLTKVWPHADYPLIEVGELELNKNPDNYWQYVENAAYSPSNVVPGIGFSPDKVLQARIFSYADAHRYRLGTHYEALPANSPITEVNHYNKDGAMRFFTNDFGTPDAYYEPNSKGGPEEVPSAEEPPMKISGDAMRYEENDTFGDYKQPGDLFRMFNEGQRERLFNNIAGAMDGVSEEIVQRQLKHFYAADPAYGAGVEKALKDQKGGIDPNSNVRPEEVGA, from the coding sequence ATGAAAAAAAAATTAACTACATCAGCTGGTGCACCGGTTTCTAATAATCAACGCTCCAAAACTGCCGGAGAAAGAGGTCCTGTGCTTGTTCAAGATTATAAATTGTTAGAAAAGCTGGCACATCAAAATAGAGAACGAATACCCGAGCGAGTTGTACATGCTAAAGGGTGGGGTGCTATGGGTACGTTTACGGTAACTCATGATATTTCAAAATATACGTGTGCTAAGATATTTTCTAAAGTAGGTAGTAAAACTCCAATTCTTTCTCGTTTTTCAACAGTTGCTGGAGAAATGGGTGCTGCAGATACAGAAAGAGATGTTCGTGGTTTTTCGCTTAAATTCTATACAGAAGATGGTAATTGGGATTTGGTGGGTAATAATACACCTGTTTTTTTCTTAAGGGATGGATACAAGTTTCCAGATTTCATTCATACCCAAAAGAGACATCCAAGAACTAATTTACGTTCTCCAGAAGCTATGTGGGACTATTGGTCACTTTCTCCAGAAAGTCTTCATCAGGTAACTATTTTGATGTCTGACAGGGGTATTCCTACTACGCCAATGCATATGAACGGTTACGGATCTCACACATTTAGCTTTTGGAATAATGATGGCGAGCGTTTTTGGGTAAAATTTCATTTTAAAACTCAACAAGGTCATAAACATTACACCAATGACGAGAGTGCCGAAATCATTGGTCAGACAAGAGAAAAATATCAAGAAGAACTTTTTGGTGCAATTGAAGCGGGGAACTTCCCAAAATGGACATTAAAAGTTCAGATTATGCCAGAGGCAGATGCTGAGAAAACACCATATAATCCGTTCGATTTAACAAAAGTATGGCCACATGCAGACTACCCGTTAATTGAGGTGGGAGAATTGGAATTGAATAAAAACCCTGATAATTACTGGCAATATGTTGAGAATGCTGCGTATTCACCTTCTAATGTAGTGCCGGGAATTGGTTTTTCTCCAGATAAAGTTTTGCAAGCGCGTATCTTTTCATATGCAGATGCTCACAGATATCGTTTAGGAACACATTACGAAGCCTTGCCTGCAAATTCCCCTATTACAGAGGTGAACCATTATAATAAAGACGGGGCAATGCGCTTTTTTACAAATGATTTTGGAACACCAGATGCCTATTACGAACCTAATTCAAAAGGAGGTCCGGAAGAAGTGCCCAGCGCAGAAGAGCCACCAATGAAAATTAGTGGAGATGCCATGCGTTATGAAGAGAATGATACTTTTGGGGATTATAAACAGCCAGGAGATTTGTTTCGTATGTTTAACGAAGGCCAGAGAGAACGTCTGTTTAATAACATAGCAGGGGCCATGGATGGTGTTTCTGAGGAAATTGTTCAACGTCAATTAAAACATTTTTATGCTGCGGACCCCGCGTACGGAGCAGGAGTGGAAAAAGCCTTAAAAGACCAAAAGGGAGGCATTGATCCAAATTCTAACGTAAGGCCAGAAGAAGTAGGGGCCTAG
- a CDS encoding response regulator, which yields MNMTITKIKSVCIIDDDPIFIYGTKRIMKEVDFADEITVYNDGLAAYDGLKEIIEKGEELPSMIFLDINMPIMNGWEFLDEFIQIPNNNNNNSEEITIYIISSSIDPRDIARIQEYEIVNNYILKPISIEDLHSIIQSIGS from the coding sequence ATGAATATGACAATAACCAAAATTAAGAGCGTTTGTATTATAGATGATGACCCTATTTTTATCTATGGCACCAAACGCATTATGAAAGAGGTTGATTTTGCAGATGAAATCACTGTATATAATGATGGTTTGGCAGCTTACGACGGTCTAAAAGAGATAATCGAAAAAGGAGAAGAATTGCCTTCTATGATTTTTTTGGACATAAATATGCCTATAATGAACGGGTGGGAATTTTTGGACGAGTTTATTCAAATACCTAATAATAATAATAATAATAGTGAAGAGATTACTATCTACATTATAAGCTCATCTATTGACCCTAGGGATATTGCAAGAATTCAAGAATATGAGATTGTCAACAATTATATTCTAAAACCTATCTCTATAGAAGATTTACATAGTATTATTCAAAGTATTGGTAGCTAG